A genomic segment from Paraburkholderia hayleyella encodes:
- a CDS encoding GntR family transcriptional regulator, with protein MNSITEDRWRDLRPDPENDTPLYLQLARKLSHAIHKNRWQAGEALPSERLLSEALGVSRITARKAIALLVEQGLIRRTQGAGSFITPRYEDPLSRLSSFSQMLQRRGFTPASRWLSREVRPANRDEVIQLGLSPGAPVIHLRRLRLANGTVMAVENSTFPAALIPDPLAIGDSLYSYLDQRSLSIVRALQHFRAANASPEIARQMSIAPNDALLLITRVGYTAEPRAIELTDTYCRNDYYDFVIELTS; from the coding sequence ATGAATTCAATCACGGAAGACCGATGGCGCGATCTGCGCCCGGACCCGGAAAACGACACCCCGCTTTATCTGCAACTCGCACGCAAGCTCAGCCACGCGATTCACAAAAATCGTTGGCAAGCAGGCGAAGCCTTACCTTCGGAAAGACTGCTTTCCGAAGCATTGGGCGTGTCGCGCATCACCGCACGCAAGGCGATAGCGCTGCTCGTCGAACAGGGCTTGATCCGGCGCACCCAGGGCGCTGGCAGTTTCATCACGCCGCGCTATGAAGATCCGCTCTCGCGCCTGTCGTCATTCAGCCAGATGCTGCAGCGGCGCGGCTTCACGCCGGCATCGAGGTGGCTGTCGCGCGAAGTTCGGCCCGCCAACCGCGACGAAGTGATCCAGTTGGGCCTCTCGCCTGGCGCACCCGTGATTCATTTGCGACGGCTGCGGCTGGCTAACGGCACCGTGATGGCCGTCGAAAATTCCACGTTTCCCGCCGCGCTGATTCCCGATCCGCTTGCCATCGGCGATTCGCTTTATAGCTATCTGGACCAGCGCAGCCTGTCGATCGTGCGGGCGCTGCAGCACTTTCGCGCGGCCAATGCCAGCCCCGAAATCGCCCGGCAAATGAGCATCGCCCCGAACGATGCGCTCTTGCTGATCACCCGTGTCGGCTACACCGCCGAGCCGCGTGCCATCGAGCTCACCGATACCTATTGCCGCAACGATTACTACGATTTCGTCATCGAACTCACAAGCTAG